A portion of the Granulosicoccus antarcticus IMCC3135 genome contains these proteins:
- a CDS encoding DNA-3-methyladenine glycosylase I, producing the protein MADSLDLRCSWCQGSDLYRHYHDTEWGVPCRDSMQLFELLNLEGQQAGLSWITILNKREGYRQLFAGFDPVKIARFTDAKLDKIASNPLIVRHRQKVESIRSNAHAWLAMREAGQDFSEFVWSYVNHEAIDNARTCMSEVPAKTDASTAMSKQLKKLGFAFVGPTTCYAFMQAGGMVNDHLTSCPRHPEVA; encoded by the coding sequence ATGGCCGACTCTCTTGATTTGCGCTGCAGCTGGTGTCAGGGTAGTGATTTATATCGCCACTACCACGACACTGAATGGGGCGTGCCCTGCAGGGATTCAATGCAGCTGTTCGAGTTGCTTAATCTGGAAGGTCAGCAGGCCGGGCTCAGCTGGATCACCATTCTCAACAAGCGCGAAGGCTATCGGCAGTTGTTTGCAGGCTTTGATCCGGTCAAGATTGCCCGCTTCACGGATGCCAAACTTGACAAGATTGCGAGCAATCCGCTCATCGTGCGGCATCGGCAAAAGGTGGAATCCATTCGCAGTAATGCGCACGCCTGGCTGGCGATGAGGGAGGCAGGTCAGGATTTTTCAGAGTTTGTCTGGTCCTACGTCAACCACGAAGCTATCGACAATGCGCGTACTTGCATGAGTGAGGTGCCGGCTAAAACAGATGCTTCAACGGCTATGAGTAAGCAGCTGAAGAAGCTGGGCTTTGCCTTTGTCGGACCGACAACCTGTTACGCCTTCATGCAAGCGGGCGGAATGGTGAACGATCACCTGACAAGCTGCCCTAGACATCCTGAAGTTGCCTGA
- a CDS encoding FxsA family protein, whose protein sequence is MPYALLLFISLPIIEIAVMLRVGDAIGWLPTLAIVILTAFIGTTLLRQQGLATLNTARQRLDAGEMPAQQMLEGMLLLLGGVLLLTPGFVTDAFGFACVLPVTRQWLANKIASRSIVSVGGVVGFGSGAGRQRGGPSAKGGTTIGSGSTAGARHSDAHSAESSASGGRPQPSTPSPESSGEVIDADFKRIDK, encoded by the coding sequence ATGCCTTACGCACTACTGTTGTTCATATCATTGCCAATCATCGAGATCGCAGTAATGCTCAGGGTTGGAGACGCCATCGGCTGGCTCCCCACGTTGGCTATCGTCATTCTGACCGCCTTTATCGGCACCACATTATTACGACAGCAGGGTCTGGCCACGCTTAACACCGCTCGTCAGCGGCTGGATGCGGGTGAAATGCCAGCTCAGCAAATGCTGGAAGGCATGCTGTTGCTGCTGGGTGGTGTCCTGTTGTTGACACCTGGTTTCGTGACCGATGCCTTCGGGTTTGCTTGCGTGCTGCCTGTCACTCGCCAATGGCTGGCGAACAAGATCGCTTCACGCTCCATTGTCAGTGTCGGTGGTGTTGTGGGATTTGGAAGTGGGGCGGGGCGGCAGCGAGGCGGCCCGTCAGCCAAGGGCGGAACCACGATTGGATCTGGATCGACCGCTGGTGCTCGTCATAGCGATGCCCACTCTGCAGAATCCAGCGCCAGTGGTGGTCGACCTCAGCCCTCGACTCCTAGTCCAGAGTCGTCCGGAGAGGTCATTGATGCCGATTTCAAGCGAATTGATAAATAG
- the groL gene encoding chaperonin GroEL (60 kDa chaperone family; promotes refolding of misfolded polypeptides especially under stressful conditions; forms two stacked rings of heptamers to form a barrel-shaped 14mer; ends can be capped by GroES; misfolded proteins enter the barrel where they are refolded when GroES binds): MSAKEVRFSDSARQRMLKGVDILANAVKVTLGPKGRNVVLDKSFGAPTVTKDGVSVAKEIELEDKFENMGAQMVKEVASQTSDIAGDGTTTATVLAQSIVREGLKSVAAGMNPMDLKRGIDKAVIAATAELAAMSKPCNDEKSVAQVGTISANSDESIGKIIAEAMNKVGKEGVITVEEGKSLDNELDVVEGMQFDRGYLSPYFINNQDAMSAELEDPYVLLFDKKISNIRDLLPALEAVAKSGKPLLIIAEDIEGEALATLVVNSMRGIIKTCAVKAPGFGDRRKAMLQDIAILTGGQVISEEVGLSLDKITLEDLGTAKRVTVDKDNTTIVDGAGSSDEINARVEQIRTQIEQATSDYDKEKLQERVAKLAGGVAVIKVGAATEVEMKEKKDRVDDALHATRAAVEEGIVPGGGVALVRAIAAVDKVKGDNHEQDIGISIAKRAMEEPLRQIVANAGGEPSVVVARVKEGTGNFGYNAANGEYGDMVEMGILDPTKVTRYALQNAASVAGLMITTECMIADLPKDEAAGGGMPDMGGMGGMGGMM; encoded by the coding sequence ATGAGTGCCAAAGAAGTCCGTTTTTCCGATTCAGCCCGTCAGCGTATGCTCAAGGGTGTTGACATCCTGGCTAACGCCGTAAAAGTTACTCTCGGTCCTAAAGGCCGAAACGTTGTACTGGACAAGTCGTTCGGTGCCCCTACTGTCACTAAAGATGGTGTTTCTGTAGCCAAAGAAATCGAACTGGAAGACAAGTTCGAAAACATGGGTGCACAGATGGTGAAGGAAGTTGCTTCACAAACTTCTGACATCGCTGGTGACGGTACTACGACAGCAACAGTTCTGGCTCAAAGCATCGTTCGCGAAGGCCTGAAGTCAGTTGCTGCCGGCATGAACCCGATGGATCTCAAGCGTGGTATCGACAAGGCCGTAATTGCAGCAACTGCTGAACTGGCTGCCATGTCCAAGCCATGTAATGACGAGAAGTCAGTTGCTCAGGTTGGTACTATTTCTGCCAACAGCGACGAGTCAATCGGCAAAATCATTGCTGAAGCAATGAACAAGGTTGGTAAGGAAGGCGTTATCACTGTAGAAGAAGGCAAGTCTCTGGACAACGAACTTGACGTTGTTGAAGGCATGCAGTTTGACCGTGGTTACCTGTCTCCTTATTTCATCAACAACCAGGATGCAATGTCTGCAGAACTGGAAGATCCATATGTACTGCTTTTCGACAAGAAAATCAGCAACATCCGTGATCTGCTCCCCGCTCTGGAAGCCGTTGCCAAGTCTGGCAAGCCTCTCCTGATCATCGCTGAAGATATCGAAGGCGAAGCTCTGGCAACTCTGGTTGTCAACAGCATGCGCGGTATCATCAAGACATGTGCTGTTAAGGCGCCTGGTTTTGGTGACCGTCGTAAAGCCATGCTGCAGGATATCGCTATCCTGACTGGTGGCCAGGTAATCTCTGAAGAAGTCGGCCTGTCTCTGGACAAGATCACTTTGGAAGACCTGGGTACAGCCAAGCGTGTCACTGTTGACAAAGACAACACTACTATTGTTGATGGTGCTGGTTCTTCTGATGAGATCAACGCTCGCGTTGAACAGATTCGCACTCAGATTGAACAAGCTACTTCTGACTACGACAAGGAAAAGCTGCAAGAACGTGTTGCCAAGCTTGCCGGTGGTGTTGCAGTTATCAAAGTCGGTGCTGCTACCGAAGTTGAAATGAAAGAGAAGAAGGACCGTGTTGACGATGCACTGCACGCAACTCGTGCTGCTGTTGAAGAAGGTATCGTTCCTGGTGGTGGTGTTGCACTGGTTCGCGCCATTGCTGCTGTTGACAAAGTCAAGGGCGACAACCACGAGCAGGACATCGGTATCAGCATTGCCAAGCGTGCAATGGAAGAGCCTCTGCGTCAGATCGTTGCCAATGCTGGTGGTGAGCCTTCAGTAGTGGTTGCACGAGTCAAAGAAGGCACAGGTAACTTCGGTTACAACGCTGCTAACGGCGAATACGGCGACATGGTCGAAATGGGTATCCTGGATCCAACCAAGGTAACTCGTTACGCTCTGCAAAATGCTGCTTCTGTTGCTGGTCTGATGATCACCACAGAATGCATGATTGCTGACTTGCCGAAGGATGAAGCGGCCGGTGGTGGCATGCCTGATATGGGCGGAATGGGTGGAATGGGCGGCATGATGTAA
- a CDS encoding DUF924 family protein, whose protein sequence is MTNVNNNNGTLPSINSKGSVIAMPQTRYSSNTPIPDNTSALPMNAITDNQPSVEQTPESVLRFWFKDEASGRMDLPQSKRWFSGGKKLDLELQTRFGDLLELARSGQLDHWLQSADSTLALIVLLDQFNRNIHRGTADAFAADDQALAACQHAISMRYVESFSLTQKVFCYLPLEHDESPESQLRSVALFEALTREQGTPELHKFATSTLSSAHEHKRIVDQFGRYPYRNKALGRTSTSEELDWMAQSNKRFGQ, encoded by the coding sequence ATGACGAATGTCAATAACAATAACGGCACATTGCCCAGTATCAACAGCAAGGGCAGTGTCATCGCAATGCCACAAACTCGCTATTCAAGCAATACACCCATACCAGACAACACTTCTGCCCTCCCCATGAATGCAATCACCGACAATCAGCCCTCTGTTGAGCAAACTCCTGAATCCGTACTCCGGTTCTGGTTCAAAGATGAGGCCAGTGGACGGATGGACCTGCCCCAGTCCAAACGCTGGTTCAGCGGTGGAAAAAAACTGGACCTGGAACTACAAACCCGCTTTGGCGACCTGCTCGAGCTCGCCCGGAGCGGCCAACTGGACCACTGGCTGCAATCGGCGGACAGCACACTGGCACTGATTGTCCTTCTTGATCAGTTCAATCGCAATATTCATCGTGGCACAGCCGATGCCTTTGCTGCTGACGATCAGGCACTGGCAGCCTGTCAACATGCTATTTCCATGCGCTACGTGGAGTCATTCTCGCTGACTCAGAAAGTATTTTGCTACTTGCCCCTGGAACATGACGAATCGCCAGAATCTCAGCTCAGATCCGTTGCACTGTTCGAAGCCCTGACACGCGAGCAGGGCACTCCGGAGCTGCACAAATTTGCTACCAGCACCTTGTCATCCGCGCATGAACACAAGCGAATTGTCGACCAATTTGGCCGCTACCCTTATCGAAACAAGGCACTGGGTCGCACCAGCACAAGCGAAGAACTGGACTGGATGGCGCAAAGCAACAAGCGTTTCGGTCAATAG
- a CDS encoding co-chaperone GroES, with amino-acid sequence MNIRPLHDRVVVKRMEEERTSAGGIVIPDSATEKPVRGEVLSVGKGKIAENGDVRPLDLKVGDQVLFGKYSGTEIKIDGEEVLVMREDDIMGVFE; translated from the coding sequence ATGAACATTCGTCCGTTGCATGACCGCGTGGTCGTCAAGCGCATGGAAGAAGAGCGCACGAGTGCCGGTGGCATTGTAATTCCTGATTCAGCTACTGAGAAGCCAGTTCGTGGTGAAGTGCTGTCAGTTGGTAAAGGCAAAATCGCTGAAAATGGCGATGTACGCCCTCTGGACCTGAAAGTAGGTGACCAGGTTCTGTTCGGCAAGTATTCCGGCACCGAAATCAAGATTGACGGTGAAGAAGTACTGGTTATGCGTGAAGACGACATCATGGGTGTTTTCGAGTAA
- a CDS encoding putative bifunctional diguanylate cyclase/phosphodiesterase, which produces MNFRAFTSTVYRSRAIQALSGSVALTLLIVQLTLFYPSIYEQYESQIIEQSRVELALVRAAFFNADPEQISVPDTLLSDSLVGLVLVDASGRLLLNKGNTFDYVHDSGASVTESGTVHSENWTIPAKTSSLSGIGFIEREQIVNAALFKALGLSAFALLTSLTGALVAMFGAHRWYVGPIEQLIGALRDSRENSEGQLPESIEVTDGNDLRPLAEEFNGLIEAQRKAARQVKVKQQYLEFAAHHDPLTHLPNRLMFEDTLKRTVTETIASGLKFAVFLVDLDNFKFFNDQYGHLVGDKMVAEVGNRLRTMMRDIDLVARLDGDEFVVIQRDVEDTDSAEEVARRIMNVATAPYEYRGFTLKTAVSVGISSFPDDVHVQQDEHMLGEEIVNNAAVALQEAKSNGKNQYQLFNEKMRLRLTARIRLEQDLKIALQDEQFEVYYQPKINIHTRQCTGAEALVRWRHPVNGFVSPDAFVPVCEETGLIIELGAWILRTACIKTRELQEQGYPGLNVAVNISAVQFTDGGLLPMVVRALEESGLASELLELEITESAVMHDPEEVILSLHELSEHGMKLAIDDFGTGYSSLAYLKRFPVNTLKIDRAFITDISSDNDDVAIVEAVLGLGKHFNMKVVAEGVEDEEQLNFLKAQGCDIAQGYFISKPLSSEQYNHWLERWPYGVQSGSVIRMPELPAPDRTGTDD; this is translated from the coding sequence TTGAATTTTCGCGCATTCACAAGCACGGTCTATCGCTCGCGGGCAATACAAGCATTGTCCGGATCGGTTGCACTCACGCTATTGATCGTGCAGCTGACGTTGTTCTACCCGTCGATCTACGAACAATACGAGTCTCAGATCATCGAGCAATCGAGAGTAGAGCTGGCGTTGGTACGTGCCGCTTTTTTCAACGCGGACCCTGAGCAGATAAGCGTCCCGGACACGCTGTTGAGTGATTCTCTGGTGGGCCTGGTACTTGTGGATGCCTCGGGCAGGCTTCTGCTCAACAAGGGCAACACCTTCGACTATGTGCATGACAGCGGTGCCAGCGTAACTGAGTCCGGTACTGTGCATTCAGAAAACTGGACCATCCCGGCGAAGACGAGTTCTCTGTCAGGTATCGGCTTTATTGAGCGTGAGCAAATTGTGAACGCTGCACTGTTCAAGGCATTGGGGCTCAGTGCATTTGCCTTGCTAACCAGTTTGACAGGCGCTCTTGTGGCCATGTTTGGCGCACACCGATGGTATGTCGGCCCTATAGAGCAGCTGATCGGTGCGCTCAGGGACAGCCGTGAGAATAGTGAGGGACAGTTGCCGGAGTCTATCGAGGTTACTGATGGAAACGATTTGCGTCCTCTGGCTGAAGAGTTCAACGGTCTGATCGAGGCTCAGCGCAAGGCTGCCAGGCAGGTGAAGGTCAAGCAGCAGTATCTGGAATTCGCCGCTCACCATGATCCGCTGACTCATTTGCCCAACCGGCTCATGTTCGAGGATACCTTGAAGCGTACGGTGACTGAGACCATTGCTTCAGGCCTCAAGTTTGCTGTTTTTCTTGTTGATCTGGACAATTTCAAATTCTTCAACGATCAGTACGGGCATCTGGTTGGTGACAAGATGGTGGCGGAGGTGGGCAATCGTTTGCGCACCATGATGCGAGATATTGATCTGGTTGCACGGCTTGACGGTGATGAGTTTGTGGTTATCCAGAGAGATGTGGAAGATACGGATTCGGCTGAAGAGGTTGCCAGGCGCATCATGAACGTTGCGACAGCTCCTTATGAATACCGGGGCTTTACGCTCAAGACGGCGGTGTCCGTCGGAATTTCATCGTTTCCTGATGATGTGCATGTGCAGCAGGACGAGCATATGCTGGGCGAGGAAATCGTCAACAATGCCGCCGTGGCGCTTCAGGAAGCGAAGAGTAACGGCAAGAATCAGTATCAGCTGTTCAACGAAAAAATGCGGCTCAGGCTGACAGCCAGAATCAGGCTGGAGCAAGACCTTAAAATTGCTTTGCAGGATGAGCAGTTTGAGGTGTATTACCAGCCCAAGATCAACATCCATACTCGCCAATGCACGGGGGCTGAAGCATTGGTTCGTTGGCGTCATCCAGTCAATGGTTTTGTCTCCCCCGATGCGTTTGTGCCGGTTTGTGAAGAGACGGGTCTCATTATTGAGTTGGGGGCCTGGATTTTAAGGACTGCCTGTATCAAGACGCGTGAGTTGCAGGAGCAGGGTTATCCGGGACTGAATGTCGCTGTCAATATATCGGCTGTCCAGTTCACCGATGGTGGGCTCTTGCCTATGGTTGTTCGGGCACTGGAAGAGTCTGGTCTCGCTTCCGAATTACTGGAATTGGAGATCACCGAAAGTGCTGTGATGCACGATCCTGAAGAAGTTATCCTGTCTTTGCACGAGCTGAGTGAACACGGCATGAAGCTGGCAATTGACGACTTCGGTACAGGATATTCTTCGTTGGCGTATCTCAAACGCTTCCCTGTCAACACCTTGAAGATCGATCGGGCATTCATTACTGATATATCCAGTGATAATGATGATGTAGCGATTGTCGAAGCGGTGCTGGGGTTGGGCAAGCACTTCAATATGAAAGTTGTTGCGGAAGGCGTCGAAGACGAGGAGCAGCTGAATTTTCTGAAAGCCCAGGGCTGTGATATCGCTCAGGGGTATTTCATCAGCAAACCGTTAAGCTCGGAGCAATACAATCATTGGCTTGAACGCTGGCCATATGGCGTGCAGTCCGGCAGCGTAATCAGAATGCCTGAGTTACCTGCACCAGACAGAACCGGAACAGACGATTGA
- a CDS encoding DUF4197 domain-containing protein, translating into MSVRVTSLILCGALLGGCASNNPQLADLKAAAESALSGESSSGPLSIDEITRGLKEALTTGSNAVVAQLGKPNGFSDDPIIHIPLPSSLAKARDFASKVGLEGSFDDLELKLNQAAEQATPKAQALFVDAISEMSVDDAKGILSGPDDAATSYFRDKTGSQLQSQMRPIIDQALASVGAVGTFNDLLSKYNNIPLAPKLDADLTGYVTEEGSEGIFHYLAEEEKAIRENPLKRTSEILRRVFGS; encoded by the coding sequence ATGAGTGTACGCGTTACGAGTCTTATCCTCTGCGGTGCCCTGTTAGGCGGCTGTGCAAGTAATAACCCTCAGCTAGCAGACCTTAAAGCCGCTGCGGAATCAGCGCTGAGTGGTGAGTCGTCCAGTGGTCCTCTGAGTATTGACGAGATCACACGCGGCCTCAAGGAGGCATTGACAACTGGCTCCAATGCGGTTGTGGCGCAACTGGGCAAGCCAAACGGTTTCAGTGATGACCCCATTATTCATATCCCACTGCCTAGTTCTCTGGCCAAGGCGCGTGATTTTGCCAGCAAAGTGGGTCTGGAAGGCTCATTTGACGATCTGGAGCTGAAACTCAACCAAGCTGCAGAGCAGGCTACGCCAAAGGCGCAGGCCTTGTTCGTTGATGCTATCAGCGAGATGAGTGTCGATGATGCCAAAGGCATTCTGTCGGGCCCTGACGATGCGGCTACCAGCTATTTTCGTGACAAGACCGGGTCCCAGTTGCAGTCGCAAATGCGGCCTATCATCGATCAGGCGCTGGCCAGTGTAGGGGCGGTTGGTACATTCAACGATCTTTTGTCCAAGTACAATAATATTCCCCTGGCACCGAAACTCGATGCCGATCTGACCGGTTATGTGACCGAAGAAGGATCAGAAGGCATTTTTCATTATCTGGCAGAGGAAGAAAAAGCGATTCGCGAGAACCCGCTTAAACGCACCTCTGAAATCCTGCGCCGCGTATTCGGAAGCTGA
- the dsbD gene encoding protein-disulfide reductase DsbD, with product MTSHSLSLIPAMLSSIRLRFAAARQSAAGLYLLATLALLPLGTMAATNLLGGSDPMSPLEAFVPSVTQVSADKISLEFAIADGYYLYRDKTSFQVEEVSSLSPSGLASTASITLGAPEFSEAIVVSDDFFGEQATFRDTASMGLDYTTSEPLQSVRLSVKFQGCADIGLCYPPTSVELDVELPQQSTSGSNKESTLGSSKESSSLASPLINAKPVAGLFGDSPVQEELLPPDLAYLPQVMTANDRELIIRWQIEPGYYLYRDKLSFSLTDAGGAQVVSADIDPGVEQYDEFFGNVRILRDVAEARLILDPPAQLALSAKASLQLNYQGCADIGVCFPPSTATLPVSFDSTPSGMDEETLRAKLAASSDSSSSPVSTSPAKTAPKIAAPTPADELPQSEQDRLFSMLSANSLWLNVATFFGLGLLLAFTPCVLPMIPILSSLIVGQGGSMSTRRAFSLSLVYVLVMASTYAIVGVIVGLSGYNVQIFLQNPWVLSLIAVLFVALSLSMFGFFELQMPASIQAKLTQWSNKQGGGQVTGVAAMGFISTLIVGPCVTAPLAGALIYIAKTGDAVIGGAALFALGLGMGAPLLLIGTSAGRLLPRTGNWMNATKHVFGILLLGMAVYMISRFLPVQITMALYGILAIMSGIYFGATDSTNRDSSGWQRFGKGSGIIIGIYGLALLLGALSGNNSYRTPLKSLGSVSSDQAGNSSQPHEGLKFVTVKGVDGLQQAVLQATQQGRPVMLDFYADWCISCKEMEAFTFTDQRVQDLLANAVLVQTDVTANDALDQALLKQFDLFGPPGIIFYDATGRELPAARVIGFMNAEKFGDHVQRVLGDTGI from the coding sequence GTGACTTCGCATTCTCTCAGCTTGATTCCTGCCATGCTTTCATCCATTCGCCTACGCTTTGCAGCCGCTCGTCAATCGGCCGCAGGCTTGTACCTGCTTGCTACACTGGCATTGCTCCCCCTGGGCACTATGGCCGCAACCAATTTGCTCGGTGGCAGTGACCCAATGTCGCCTCTGGAGGCGTTTGTCCCCTCCGTGACGCAAGTGTCTGCAGACAAGATCAGCCTTGAGTTCGCCATTGCCGACGGATACTACCTGTACCGTGACAAAACCAGCTTTCAGGTAGAAGAGGTCAGCTCCCTGTCGCCCTCCGGACTGGCCAGCACCGCAAGTATCACGCTGGGCGCGCCTGAATTTTCAGAAGCCATTGTGGTTTCCGATGATTTCTTCGGCGAACAGGCAACCTTTCGCGACACGGCGAGCATGGGGCTGGACTACACGACGAGCGAACCACTGCAATCGGTCAGACTGTCGGTAAAGTTCCAGGGATGCGCAGATATTGGACTGTGTTATCCACCCACCAGCGTCGAGCTGGATGTCGAGCTGCCGCAGCAAAGCACATCAGGTAGCAACAAGGAAAGCACATTAGGCAGCAGCAAGGAAAGCAGTAGCCTTGCCTCACCGCTGATCAATGCCAAGCCGGTCGCAGGACTCTTCGGCGACAGCCCTGTCCAGGAAGAACTCCTGCCACCCGATCTGGCCTACCTGCCACAGGTCATGACAGCCAATGATCGGGAGCTGATCATCCGCTGGCAGATCGAACCCGGTTATTACCTGTATCGCGACAAACTCTCTTTCTCGCTCACAGATGCCGGTGGCGCACAGGTCGTCAGCGCTGACATAGATCCGGGTGTCGAGCAGTACGATGAATTTTTCGGCAATGTCCGCATTCTGCGTGATGTCGCAGAAGCACGGCTGATCCTTGACCCACCGGCACAGCTTGCACTCTCAGCAAAAGCCAGCCTGCAGCTGAACTATCAGGGTTGTGCCGATATTGGAGTCTGCTTCCCGCCCAGCACCGCCACCCTGCCTGTCAGCTTCGACAGCACACCTTCGGGCATGGATGAGGAGACATTAAGAGCAAAGCTGGCAGCAAGCAGCGACTCATCCTCAAGCCCAGTCAGTACATCACCGGCAAAGACAGCCCCGAAAATCGCAGCCCCGACTCCGGCTGACGAGCTGCCCCAGTCTGAACAGGATCGTCTGTTCTCGATGCTGAGCGCCAACTCTCTGTGGCTGAACGTGGCTACTTTTTTTGGTCTCGGTCTATTGCTGGCTTTCACCCCCTGCGTATTACCCATGATCCCGATTCTCTCCAGCCTCATTGTTGGTCAAGGCGGATCCATGAGCACTCGGCGCGCGTTCTCTCTGTCACTCGTTTACGTACTGGTCATGGCAAGCACATACGCCATTGTCGGTGTAATCGTCGGCCTATCCGGCTACAACGTGCAGATTTTCCTGCAGAACCCCTGGGTGCTATCGCTGATTGCCGTATTGTTCGTGGCGCTCTCGCTTTCCATGTTCGGATTCTTCGAACTACAAATGCCGGCCAGCATTCAAGCCAAACTGACCCAATGGTCCAACAAGCAAGGTGGCGGACAAGTGACCGGTGTGGCAGCCATGGGATTTATCTCCACCCTTATTGTCGGCCCCTGCGTAACGGCCCCACTGGCGGGCGCGCTCATCTATATTGCCAAAACGGGTGATGCGGTAATCGGCGGTGCCGCCCTGTTCGCCTTGGGCCTGGGCATGGGGGCACCACTGTTATTGATTGGTACCTCAGCCGGCAGGCTGCTGCCCCGCACGGGCAACTGGATGAATGCCACCAAACACGTATTCGGCATTCTGCTTCTGGGTATGGCGGTCTACATGATTTCACGATTTCTGCCCGTCCAGATCACCATGGCGCTGTACGGCATACTGGCCATCATGAGCGGTATCTACTTTGGCGCCACCGACTCGACCAATCGCGACAGTAGCGGCTGGCAACGCTTCGGCAAAGGTTCTGGCATCATCATCGGCATCTACGGACTGGCCCTGCTACTGGGCGCACTGTCTGGCAACAACAGCTACCGAACACCATTGAAGAGTCTCGGCAGCGTCTCTTCTGACCAGGCTGGAAATTCGTCACAGCCACACGAAGGTCTGAAGTTTGTAACCGTCAAAGGCGTTGATGGTTTACAGCAAGCGGTTCTGCAAGCCACACAGCAAGGCCGCCCGGTGATGCTCGATTTTTACGCTGACTGGTGCATCAGCTGCAAGGAAATGGAAGCGTTCACGTTCACCGATCAACGTGTCCAGGATCTGTTGGCCAACGCGGTGCTGGTGCAGACAGATGTGACAGCTAACGATGCACTCGATCAAGCCCTGCTTAAGCAATTTGACTTGTTTGGTCCGCCTGGAATCATTTTTTACGATGCCACAGGACGCGAACTACCGGCAGCACGTGTCATCGGCTTCATGAATGCGGAGAAATTCGGCGATCATGTGCAGCGTGTTCTGGGCGACACGGGTATCTGA